A stretch of DNA from bacterium:
CTGCAAGCAATTCATCTCCGCCCTGGCCATCTAACAAGACTTTTACTCTATCTTTCGCCATTTTCATCAAATACCATTGGGCATAAATTCCAGGACCTTGACTTGGTGTATCAGAATGCCATACTATTTTTTGTAATATATCAAAAAAATTATTACTGTCTGGTTTAACAAAAAAGGGAGTTATTCTATTGCTCTTTCTGATAAGATTTATATATTTACTCTCATCACATTCTTTATCTTCCCAAATGACAGAAAAAGTTTGTATTTCATCTTTAAAAATTTTATTTTGAATTGCTACAATACTACTTGAATCTAATCCGCCGCTTAAACAAGTTCCAACCGCAACATTACTTCGCAACCTTAATTTTATTGAATCTTCCAGGAGAGAAACAAAATTCTCTTCATATTTATTATTATTTACAATACGTTTATTTTTAATATCCCAATAATTCCAAATTTTTACATCAGAGTTTTTTATTATTATAGAATGTCCGGGATAAAGACTTTTAATATGTTCAAAAAATGTATTATCTGAATTAGCAAAAATCCCTGTTTTTAAAAAATGATATAACTCGGAATAATCGGGACTTCTTTCATTGGGAGCAATTTTTAATATAGCTTTTATTTCAGAAGCAAATATAAACTTATTATAATTTTTCAAATAATAAATAGGCTTAACTCCAAGCCTATCACGCGACAAAAATAAGCTATTGTTGTCGCCATCCCATATTGCAAACGCCCACATACCATTAAATTTAGAAACACAGTCTGTTCCCCATTCTTTATACGAATATATGATCACTTCCGTATCTGTTTCTGACTCAAAATGATATCCTCTTGATTTTAGTTCTTCTTTCAATTCCAAATAATTATATATTTCACCATTATGAATACACCAGATTCTTTTATTCGAATCACTCATTGGTTGATGCCCTGTTTTTGATAAATCAATTATACTTAATCTACAATGACCTAATCCAATATTATCATCAACAAAATAGCCATTATCGTCCGGCCCACGGTGTTGTTGAACAGCTATCATTTTATGCAAATCTATTTCATTAATTGGAACTTTATCAAAATTATATATTCCCGCTATTCCACACATAAAAATCACCTTTTATTTATCAATCTGAAATACAATTTTTCCATATTTAACATGTTTTGTTTATAATCCCCTTTTTCTTTTATAAAATGATAGTTATATTTTTTTATTTCTTTAACCTGTGTTTCCGTCATATTTAAAGCTTTTATAATACCTGAACTTAAACATTCAACGTTTTTTATATCCACAATTACACCATTAATTCCATCTTTTATCCATTCTCTATTGGCAGGTAAATTAGAAACAACAGGGATACACCCACAAATCATTGCTTCTAAAAGTGCAACAGAAGTTCCATCGGAACTTGGAATAGATATCATTACTTTAGCTCTTTGATAAATATCCAATAATTTACCATGCTCTATCCAGCCTTGAAAATCTGTATATTTATATATATTTAACTTTTCTGCAAGTGTTTTGAAATTTGTTTTATCCCCTGCCCCCAAAAAAACAAATTTTACATTTGGAAACAAAGAAATAACTTTAGGTATAGCTTTTATAATTATTTCTGTATTGTATATTTTCTGAAAACCTCTTGGACAGATAATAATCAATTGGGAATCAGGAGTTACTCTTTGCTCGATGCGAAGAGATTCGAAATCTACTCCCCATTGTATATTATATATTTTACGTACTAAATATGTCTTATACATGGAAAAATACAATCTTAGTATTTCTTCCTTTATATACACTGAATCTATCGTAACCAATTGGGCTTTTTTTACTGCAAAACACAGTTTCCATTTACTAAATTGGGAAATTTTAGGATAAACCAAAACATCATCTCCCCATGCAGTAATTACAAGAGGATGAAACAATGCAAAAGCAGCGTAAAAACCATAATCTAAGATATAGTGGGCATGCAAAATATCGGGTTTTATTTTCTTGCAAATTATTCGTATAGTCAATGGAATAATTATCATATTTAAAACTGTTTGTACGGTAATTGGTAAAAATCTGAAATCACACAATCTTATTCTATATATTTGAACCCCATTTATTTCTTTTACAACCGTATTGTTAAAACAAATAAGGGATATTTTATGCCCTGAAATAGAAAAAAAATTCATCCACCGTGTCAAGTGGATACTTGAAGGATCTCCAATAAAGCAAATTTTCATTTAATGGTGTTTTGTATTTCAAACATTTTCTTGATTTGCTATTAAGTCGTTTTTCTATCTTCCTATAATCTTAATCTCTATTCCTAGGATATTACGCATATTTTATTCTAAGCAATTCATCCCCCCAACTATGATAAGATTCATAGAAATATGCCTCAATGTCAAGCACTTTGTTTCCCTCTTCTTGTTCAATATTCTCAGAATTTACCTGAGACAAATTATATATACTAGTATAATAAAGTTGGATAGTTAATGAAAAAGTTTACAATATACCCCTCTTTTGTTAATTTCCCTCAAGTTCTTTATAATCATTGTTTCAAATCACATATCCGCTTAATTATCAGTAGAAGAATTTGATTTTCCTAAATCAGTTATTGAACTATGCGAGAATTTTAAGTAAAGGTATATAATAACTAAGGTTGCTACAATATATGCGCAAGAAGAAGCTATTGCAGCACCAATAATGCCAAATTTTGGAATAAGGATAATATCAAGAGCAACAGTTACCCCCAATGACAAGGGAGCAGTTAGAAGATTATATTCTATTTTACCTATACCTGTAATATAATCCCAAAAAGGACCACAAATCCCCATTATAAGTATTCCTGGTAAAAGTAATACAAGAGCTGGATAAGCGGTAATAAATTGTTCCCCATACAGAAAATGAATAAAAAATTTCCCGAATACTGCTATTCCCAATCCTATTATTATAAAGGGAATAAATAATTTTTGAACTGTATTAATGGCAAGAACTTTGCTTGCCCCCATTGTAGAATTTGCAATTGCAGGAAACATAACCGTAGAAATAGCACTCGGGATATACCATATAAGCTCCCCTAAGCCGACAGCTACAGAATAAATTCCTACTTCTTTAGGTCCCAGAAAGAATGCAACAAGAAAAAGATCCAATCTTATATTAAAATAATGAGTTACATTGCCCACATAACCTTTAATACCAAAGCAAAATACAGATTTAAAAGCTTCTTTATCATAGCTAGGAAAAATTTTCACAACATCCTTAAGAACTAAGAACATTAGTCCAACTGGAAGCAAGGAGATAAAAATATTAATAATAAGGATAGAGTGAAGTCCTGCGTGAAATACAAATATGCATATTATAATAAAAAGTAGCAAAGATACAGATCTTATTATATCTATAATACTTCTTATTACAATACGTTGCAATCCTAAAAGAAAAGAAGAAAGGAATGTTCCCAATAATCCAAGAGGCACTATAAAATAAGTAAGCAGTTTTAAATAATACGGAACATCCACTTTCAAGACAGAAAAGAAATGGGGAATAAATATTGGATATAATATCATAATTATCACACTCATACCAATAGTTACTAATATTGTATTTCCCATTAGCAGTTGAATATCATATTTCTTTTGCCCAATAAAATATATATTAGCAATTTCTATTCCCATTGTTCCAAAGCCTACTATCATTGAAGGCACTAATATTAGTAGTTTAAGTGCCCCTTTACCTTCAGGACCAAGCACACGTGCAAAAATTATGCCAACAAGTAAAGAAGAAGCAAAAGATATAATTTGCGAAAGCAGAACGGAAGAAGAAGATTTCAACAATTTACGATAAATACTCATATTATTTTATAAAATAAACATTAAGGGTTCTAATTATATCCAATATTCCGCCCAAAAATCCTTTTAAAATAATCTTCCTGTTTTTATCAAATACTCCTTCTACTATAATAATACCTATTGTTGACCAAGAAAAACATAAAACACTTTTAATGTTTTTAGGTATGTTCTTTTTAAAAAAAAGAAAATAGTTCAAGATTTGCATTCTGTGAAATTCTGCTATATTATCTCGGGAAATTGATGAAACGGAATGTTCTAGTTTTGCAAACGGTGTTTGATATAATTTATGCTTACGAGAAACTCTGTATGAAAAATCATCGTCTTCCATATAGCAATATCCTTTTAATCCCTCATCAAAACTATATTCATAAAATATTTCTCTACGGAAAGACATGTTACATCCCAACATTACCTCAATTTCTGTTAATCTTGTCGGCTTCCATATCCAAGTTGGTTGGCCAGAATCCAAAAATTTTCCATCTCGGAATTGAGGCAATAAGAATAGTCTTTGGAAAAAGAGTTGTTTATGAGAAGGCTTTGGCATTTTTTCTATACAACCTGTTAATCCCCTAATTTCTCCTTTTTTATCATTTTCATAAATTTTCATAATTTCAAAGAGATAATCAGGTGCAAGAATTACATCATCATCTAAAAATAAAACTATATCATTTTTAACCACGTTAATTCCTGCATTTCGCTGATGAGTTAGTCCTCCAGACATCTGAATGTAAGAAAAATCTATATTAAAGTTATTTTTCATTTTTATCTTGAGAATATTCGAGATAGTATCTTTTTCACTACCATCAACAACTATTATTTCTCCCGGGGGGCGGGTTTGAAGTAAAATGCTGTCCATACACTTTAGAAGGTCATTAATACGAGCTTTAGTACAAATTACAATAGATGTTTTCATGCTATTCTTTCGGTTTTCTATCCTCGTTTTCTACCCCATTATAAAAATCTTTACTCTTTCTACTAAAAAGACACCATGTTTGATTTTCAATTTTCCCTTTTTGAATTAGGTCAAAACCATATTGATTGAATAATTTCTCATAATTATGTTTGAACAAATAAAATGTTTTATTAGAATAATCACTATCAGACATTTCATTAATATATATTTTATCACTCAGTTTTGTAAGTTTATTTATAACTTTTTCAATTTTATTTGGAAAAATATGTTGTAGTACTCTATTCGAAATTATTAAATCAAAGTGATTCGTCGGTAATTTAAAAATATCTTTGTTAGTTAAAGTAAAAATAGGAGGTGGTGTAGAATTTAATTGATAACGTATTTTAGCAATTGCAAGTGCTTTTTTAGAAATATCCTGTCCCAATACTTCTTCAATTCTTTTTTCTTGATATAATGGGAAAAGCCTTCCGCTTCCACATCCAAAGTCAAGTATATATTTAGGTTTAATAAATAAAAGTATCTTTTCTAATATCGCATAATCATGTTTCATCGTTCCCCACTCCTTATCAATATTGAGTGCCATTTTAGTCCAGTATATTTTCTGAGGATATGAAAAACGGAAAATAAAGCATTTCTTGTACAATTTAAAAAAAATACTATCTGTTATAAATGTTAGTTTTCCTATTATCTTTCTGTAGAAATACCTCATTTTATTCATTCGTAGTTATCAATTTATGTATTGTATTTATATTTTTTTACATTTTATTTGTACAATATATAAAAATGAGAAGATTCAAATAATCTACTTTTAGGAAATGTATTAAATAATAATTTCACAAATTCACTTCTACTATATTGAAAGTCTTCTATTTTTTTAAACTTTGATTCTCTTAATAATTTTTTGAACTTAAATGATATTAACCGATTTAATTCCATATAACAATCTTCATTGTGGGTGTTTTTACAATATGAATATCCTAACGGAAAATATCCATATAATCCTTTTTTATGAAACTCTTCTAATCTTTTATCACAGTATTCTAAATAATGTTGCTTCTGAAATAAGAATTGTGGAAACGGATGATATATGCAATGCTCTACATGAGCTCCATATTTATCATAAAAGAAATTATATACTATGATACATATACCATTTTTACTTAATAATTCATAACAATCATCTATAACAGTCGGTAATAGCTCTTTTTGGATATGTTCAAAAACAGTAAAAGATATAATCGTATCAAAATATCCTTTGTACTCTTTTTTTAATTCTGTAGACGAAGTTCTATAGTATTTGAGCTTTTCGTTTTCGTATTTTTTTGCTATTTTTATTCCTCTTTTCGACAAATCAATACCAACTACTTCTTTTGCCCCACTTTCGGAAAAAAGTTGAGTTTTCCCTCCAACAAAACATCCCAAATCCAAAATTCTTTTATTATAAAGCCAGCTTTCTCTCGGGATATATCTATCATAAAAATCTAAACTCCCCATATCGTAACTTGCCCTGTATGTTTCTAAATCTTGATGAGAGTTTATAATACTCTTATTAAAGCGGTCCCATCCGATATAAGATTTATTTATTAATTCCATAAGTGCAAAACTACTTTTTTTTGATAAAAATAGTTTAATTGGGGGTATTATTAATAAGTAAAAACAATCCAAAAAAAAATAATATATTCTGATTATCCGACTGATTATTTTAAAAAGTTTTGTAATCAATTTTTGAAAAATCTTTTAAAGAATTAATTCCATCCTTAAAAATATTATGCTTGATTAAACACGTAATATCTCTTTAATCTTAAGTTATTCCAGCATTAAGATGTGTTTATACAAATTAATCTACCCTACGTAAACAATTAAATCAATTTTTCTTTCCAGGTTTTAGGTACTTGCTCTGTCTCTAATTCAAGGGTTTTTAAATAAGAAGGATTTTGAGGACCTAACTCTTTAGCCCATACTATCATTCTTTTTACGCCTTCTACTAAAGGAAATTTCTCTTTATAATCTAATAATTTTTCCGATTTTTTATAGGTAGAATATGCATATTTCACTTCTTTCGGCCTCGGGGCTAAATATACAACTTTTACAATTTTATCAAATTCTTTCATTACAATTTTCGCCATTTCATTTAATGTTATTGGTTCTTTTCCCCCTATATTTATTATTTCATTGTAACATTTTTTTTCAAAGCCCGATTTACTAATACATAATATTGCATCATGTATATAACTAAACGCTCTCTGCTGTTCCCCATCCCCATATATATATATAGGTTTATCTCTGAGCAAAGCATTTATCCAAATGCCTATAACATTACGATAAGGGTCTGCAAGATTTTGACGCTCTCCATAAACATTATGAGGTCTTAAAATCACATATTCAAAACCGTATACATCTGCAAGTATTTTTGTAATTTCTTCCATAGATGCTTTATTCACACCATAAACATCATCGGGCTTAGTCTCCATAGATTCATCAAATGGTGTAACTTGACTGCCATATACACTCATTGAAGAAGTTAAAACTACTCTTTTTACTCCTTTATTTATACTTGGGATTAAAACATTGAGATATGCCATAATACCACGTTCGGTACAATTGATAGGAGTAAATTGACTTCTTCCTTCAGTAGCATCTGCTGCTAAATGATAAAGAATTTCAGGAGAAATTTTTTCTATTAGCTTTTTAGTAGCAGTTTTATCTCTTAAATCTATTTTAAAAAACTTTGACCGGGGATTTATATTTCTTGTATACCCACCGGAAAGATCGTCTAATCCATAAACTGTATGTCTTTCCTTTATAAGAGAATCTACAAGCCATGAACCAATAAATCCTGCCGCACCGGTAACTACAACTTTTGCCATATATTAAATGGTTTTATTTTTCTGGGGTTTAGGTTCCTGAGAAGTAGAATAATATGAGTAATAATAAGGATACCCATACATAGGGAAATTAAGCGGTATCATGTTAAGTATAATATTCAAAAGTTTGACATTAGTCTGTTCAAGCATTTCTTTCGCTCGTGCAATTGCCAATCTATTCGTTTTACTTGCCTGTATTACAAGCATTACGCTATCTAATTTAGAAGCTAAAATAGCAGAATCTGTTACAGATAAAACAGGAGGGCTATCAAATATTACACAAGAAAATTCTTCCTTTAATCTTTCAATCAACTCACACATACGTTTAGAAGAAATGAGTTCTGCAGGATTAGGAGGGACTTTTCCACCCGGTAATATACTTAAATTTTCAATTTCTGTCTCTACTATTGCCTTTTTTAACATTTTTTCATCCAATAAAACATCCGTTACTCCAATTTCTGATTTTATTCCAAAACACCTTGTAAGACTCATCTTTCTTAAGTCCGCGTCCACAAGCAAAACCTTTTTTTCTAATTGTGCCATAACAATACCTAAATTAGAAGCTACTGTAGTTTTCCCTTCCCCAGGTAATGCAGAAGTCAAAAGAATTGTTTTTATCGGCAAATCCGGACTTATAAAACCGAGATTCGTTCTTAGCGACCTATATGCTTCATATACAGGAGAGTTAATTGGATAATGAGTAAGTAATCCATTTCCATTACCAGCTTTCATTGGCTTAACCTTAGGAATATTTCCTATAACGGACATATTAAAATGTAATCTAACGTCCTTAGATGTTTTAACTGTGCTACCAACATATTCTATTAAAAAAGCACTTCCTATTCCCATTGATAATCCAATAAATATGCTTAATATTAAAATAAGTTTTATTTTAGGTTTTACGGGTATTTTAGGAGTGTCTGCTCTATCTACTATTCTTATATCAGATAATCTTCCAGCTTCCGCAAGTTTTGTTGTTTCAAAATTTTTCATTAAAATATCATAAGTGTTATTATTTAAATTCCTCTTTCTTTCAAGTTGTGCCAGTTGAAATTCTTTTGTAGGGAATGAATAAAGATATTTTTCATAGGATGTTAAAATAGTGTAAAAAGAATTTTTCTTTGCAGTCTCAACAGATAACTCTACTTCTAACTTAAGAACATTATCTATTAATTCTTCCGAAATTGACAACGGATCCTTAGAAGAAACGTTTTTATCAATAATTTTTCGCGTTTCCTCTATCAATTGTTCCTTTGTTTTTTCAATACTATTTTCTATATCCATAAGTTTTGGATCTTTTTCCGATAATCCTTGCACTACATATAAAGAAAAGCTTGTTTCAAGTGATAACAATTCTTTTCTCAGTTGTAATATATATGGAGTTGATACACTTGTTACATCTTCAAGAAATGAACTTTTATGTTTATCTAATTGTTGTTTGAGTGAGATTAATTGAGTATTTATAGCGTTACAAAACGCTTCACTTTGCACATAAAGCACATCAATATCCGTTAATTTGCGCACTAATTCTTTTGCTTCTTCCGAAAGCCCAATTATTTTATTAGTTTCCTTGAAATCTTTTATACTTCTTTCAGATTCTATTAATCCCCTTTCTACTTCAGGAATTTGTTGTTCTATAAACTTTCTCTGTTCAGAAAATTCTTTTCTTGCAACTAAAAGTTGCTCTTTAATAAAGCCATCCACAACTGCATTTGTAAGAGCCATTGCTTCTTCAATAGTACTGCCCCTACCGTAGATTTTTATAATATCACTATCCACAATAGGTCTGATGGAAATTCTTTGTGATAATTTATCTGCAGGAAAAGATGAATTTAAAAATTTGAATTTTAATCCTGCATTCAATAACTTATCAACAGCATGTTGCATTACAGTTTCACTTTTTAGTATCTCACAATAATTTCTACTATTCGTAAGATAATTCCCCGGATACATTGTATTTGAGCCAGAAAGTTGTGGCGGTTCTATCATTATTGTAGCAATAGATTCGTAAACTTTAGGGGTAATAATAAGGTAAAAAATTGCAGTTAGAACCGTTATTGCAAACATACTTATTATCACCCATTTTCTTGTAAGTAATATATAAATATACTCTTGCAATGTAGACTCTTTTACGTCCATTTATTTTTTATTATTCCTTTAACTCAATGATATTATATTATTACTTTTTAATTAAATAATACATGGTAACATATGCAGTTACTATAGATGCTGTTTGCGCAGCTAGTGCAAAACATTGCAAAAATTTTGGGAAAAAAGTATACGAAGGAGATTCCGGAATAATAATCATATCGCCAGGTTTAAGTAAGGGTAATTTTGATATATCTCCATTATTTAGATACTTTCCCAAATCCACTTTAATCACCTGAACTTTAGGATTATTCCTTAATACCTTAACTTTCTTAAGGTCTGCGCCATCTGTTGGCCCACCTGCAAAAGATATCAGTCCAATAATATCTGTTGTCTTAGAAACAGAATAACGTCCAGGTTTAACAATTTTTCCCCATATTTGAACATCTATTTGCAACTCTCTGTTTGCATCAAGATATACATTATATTGCGGACCTCCATAAGGAATCGTAGGCGTTTCACGATATTCCTTACTAGGAGTTTCCTCCGCATATGTATAAACAGGAATAATGATACTCACCAATAAAACCATCAGAAAGCATTTTTTATTCAACATATTTTTTTAAGCACCTTGTAACTCTACTCTTTGTTTCTTTTTTTGAAAAAAGTTTTCCATTTACTCTTGGGTTTAGCTTTTTCTGCCACTATAGAATCCGCCACAAATTTAGCTCTTTGTATTTCCTGTTCCTTTTGTACCTCATCCGCTTGTGAATATTTAACCGTAACAAAATCCTCATCCGTATCAAGAGAGATACTTCTACCGCCTACATAAACATCAAAATTATCATCAACTGCAATCGTATGTGGAATATCCATATCATTATCTTCTCCATTATATCTCTGTATCCATATTTCTTCACCGCTAGGAGAGTATTTAACAGTAGCCATATCTTCCCAAGTTTCTTCGCCACCCCAACTTATACCCGTCACATATACATTACTGTGTTTATCTATAGCCATTTTCATCGGACCATCATAATCATGTGCAGGTCCGTCATATCTCTTTTCCCAGACTAACTGTCCATCTGCAGAATATTTTAATGTTACAAAATCCTCAAAAGTCTCATCACCGCCCCAACTAATACCAATCACAACCACATTTCCTTCGCTATCCAGTTTTAAATCATACGGTTTATCCGGACCATTACCCGGACCATTATAAATCTGTTTCCATGCTTCCTCGCCTGAAGGACTATATTTTATAGTTGTAATGTCGCAAAGCGTCTTTTCACCAAAGCCCTGACCGGTTATATATACGTTACCATAACTATCAGTTGCCATCGCATATACACAGTCTCTATAGTCCCCAGAAGCGTTATACTTTTTAACCCAATCTTGTGTCTGTGCCATCAATGTCAATGGCAACATAAATGCAGCTATTTTAAGCAGTCCCATAAGACTCCCCTCCTTTTTCTTTTAATACCGCTTGTGCCGCCGCAAGTCTTGCTATTGGAACTCTATACGGCGAACAACTCACATAATTAAGACCTACTTTATGACAAAATTCTATTGAATGAGGGTCTCCGCCATGTTCCCCACATATACCTACTTCCAATTTGGGGTTAGCTATTCTCCCTCGCTCCGCACCCATACGAACAAGCTCCCCGACTCCAATTACGTCTAACTGCTGGAATGGGTCATTTTTTAATATCCCTTTAGCAATATAATCAGGTAAAATTTTTCCTACATCATCCCTGGAGAACCCAAAAGTGGTCTGCGTTAAATCATTCGTCCCGAAAGAAAAGAAGTCCGCTTTATCGGCAATCTTTTCCGCAGTCAAAGCCGCACGTGGTATCTCTATCATCGTTCCTACCATATACTTAATAGTTATACCGTACTTCGCCATCACTTCTTTTGCCACTCTGTCCACGATTTCGCGCTGATTTAGGAATTCCCGCGCCTCGGAGACAACCGGTATCATAATTTCGGGGATAACTTCAATCCCTTTTAGCTTTACTTCGCAAGCCGCTTCAAAAACTGCACGGGCCTGCATTTCCGTTATCTCAGGATACGAAATCCCGAGCCTGCATCCCCTATGTCCTAACATAGGATTTAACTCCGACAACGATGATATCTTGTCTCTCAACTTATCTTCCGTTATTCCCATTTCATCCGATAATTCTTTAATTTGCAATGCTTTGTGGGGTAAGAATTCATGCAATGGTGGGTCCAACGTTCTGATTATAACCGGGAACCCTGCCATTTCTTTAAATATTCCAACGAAATCTTCTTTTTGCATCGGCAATAACTTATCCAGTGCCTTGCGACGCTGTGGCTCATTATCGGCAAGAATCATCTCGCGCACGGCTTTAATCCTATCTTTCCCAAAAAACATATGCTCGGTTCTGCATAAACCAATGCCTTCCGCTTTGAATTCACGAGCCACTTTAGCGCTCTCGGGATTATCCGCATTCGTTCTAATTCCAAGCCTTCTTATGCCATCCGCATATTCAAGAAATTCTCCGAATTCACCCTTTAATGATGCGCGAACTCTCGGAGCCTCTCCCCTGATAACTTTCCCAGAACCACCGTCAATTGTAATTATTTCCCCTGCCTTAATTGTATTCTTTCCCGCAGTAAATTCATTTTTATCATAGTTAATTGATATCGATTCGCAACCAACAATACACGCTTTTCCCATTCCACGCGCAACTACCGCTGCATGTGAAGTCATACCGCCCCTCTGCGTTAAAACTCCCTCTGCTGAAGCCATACCTGCTATGTCTTCAGGTGAAGTCTCAAACCTTACAAGAATCGAAGGACGACCTTTCGCTTTCAATGCTACCGCTTCTTCAGGTGTAAAAGCTACTTCCCCTGATACGGCGCCCGGTGAAGCAGGCAACCCAACCGCAAGAACTTCAAGTTTCGCCGTATGGTCAAGCATCGGATGTAACATTAAATCTATATCCGATGGAGATAAACGCATTATCGCTTCTTCTTTGGAAATCATCTTTTCTTTTACCATATCTACTGCAACTTTTACAGCCGCAACCGGCGTTCTCTTCGCGTTTCGAGTCTGTAACATCCATAATTTGCCTTTTTCTATCGTGAATTCTATGTCCTGCATATCTTTATAATGCTTTTCAAGATTTGAACGAATGTTCATTAATTCTTTGTAACTTTCAGGCATCTTTTGCTCTAAACTATTTGCCTTTTCTTTTGAATTCTGTGCTATGTTTATGGGAAACGGAGTTCTTATACCTGCTACAACGTCTTCCCCCTGCGCATTTGGCAACCACTCTCCAAAGAAAACGTTCTCTCCCGTAGCCGGATGACGCGTAAACGCAACCCCGGTCCCGGAAGTATCTCCCATATTACCAAATACCATCGACTGAACGTTTACTGCCGTTCCCCATTCAGATGGTATTTTATTGAGTTCCCTGTATGTTTTTGCTCTCTCACTATTCCATGATTCAAACACCGCCCCGACAGCTCCCCATAATTGATCAAATGGGTCTTGCGGAAAATCCTTCTTAGTGTGTTCTTTTATTATTTTTTTATAT
This window harbors:
- the asnB gene encoding asparagine synthase (glutamine-hydrolyzing) — its product is MCGIAGIYNFDKVPINEIDLHKMIAVQQHRGPDDNGYFVDDNIGLGHCRLSIIDLSKTGHQPMSDSNKRIWCIHNGEIYNYLELKEELKSRGYHFESETDTEVIIYSYKEWGTDCVSKFNGMWAFAIWDGDNNSLFLSRDRLGVKPIYYLKNYNKFIFASEIKAILKIAPNERSPDYSELYHFLKTGIFANSDNTFFEHIKSLYPGHSIIIKNSDVKIWNYWDIKNKRIVNNNKYEENFVSLLEDSIKLRLRSNVAVGTCLSGGLDSSSIVAIQNKIFKDEIQTFSVIWEDKECDESKYINLIRKSNRITPFFVKPDSNNFFDILQKIVWHSDTPSQGPGIYAQWYLMKMAKDRVKVLLDGQGGDELLAGYFNYFFFYLKDILKNDFPSKFMKEGKKISNVIKSNAFKGVLRFLYPQLYKIFDNSKKENIFDTKFEKEYRGIPGYIKKNKNFKGELNNALYQSIKRDSLPALLHYGDRSSMAFSVEFRNPFLDYRMVEFCMNLPIYEKINNSTTKYILRKAMKDILPEEILSRKDKKGYPTPVGKWFKNTLKNQVEDIIYSNSFRNRGIFDCNTIRLLFEEHCSGKKDHTFKIWQWLTTELWFRQFIDTQV
- a CDS encoding glycosyltransferase family 4 protein; amino-acid sequence: MKICFIGDPSSIHLTRWMNFFSISGHKISLICFNNTVVKEINGVQIYRIRLCDFRFLPITVQTVLNMIIIPLTIRIICKKIKPDILHAHYILDYGFYAAFALFHPLVITAWGDDVLVYPKISQFSKWKLCFAVKKAQLVTIDSVYIKEEILRLYFSMYKTYLVRKIYNIQWGVDFESLRIEQRVTPDSQLIIICPRGFQKIYNTEIIIKAIPKVISLFPNVKFVFLGAGDKTNFKTLAEKLNIYKYTDFQGWIEHGKLLDIYQRAKVMISIPSSDGTSVALLEAMICGCIPVVSNLPANREWIKDGINGVIVDIKNVECLSSGIIKALNMTETQVKEIKKYNYHFIKEKGDYKQNMLNMEKLYFRLINKR
- a CDS encoding oligosaccharide flippase family protein — its product is MSIYRKLLKSSSSVLLSQIISFASSLLVGIIFARVLGPEGKGALKLLILVPSMIVGFGTMGIEIANIYFIGQKKYDIQLLMGNTILVTIGMSVIIMILYPIFIPHFFSVLKVDVPYYLKLLTYFIVPLGLLGTFLSSFLLGLQRIVIRSIIDIIRSVSLLLFIIICIFVFHAGLHSILIINIFISLLPVGLMFLVLKDVVKIFPSYDKEAFKSVFCFGIKGYVGNVTHYFNIRLDLFLVAFFLGPKEVGIYSVAVGLGELIWYIPSAISTVMFPAIANSTMGASKVLAINTVQKLFIPFIIIGLGIAVFGKFFIHFLYGEQFITAYPALVLLLPGILIMGICGPFWDYITGIGKIEYNLLTAPLSLGVTVALDIILIPKFGIIGAAIASSCAYIVATLVIIYLYLKFSHSSITDLGKSNSSTDN
- a CDS encoding glycosyltransferase — its product is MKTSIVICTKARINDLLKCMDSILLQTRPPGEIIVVDGSEKDTISNILKIKMKNNFNIDFSYIQMSGGLTHQRNAGINVVKNDIVLFLDDDVILAPDYLFEIMKIYENDKKGEIRGLTGCIEKMPKPSHKQLFFQRLFLLPQFRDGKFLDSGQPTWIWKPTRLTEIEVMLGCNMSFRREIFYEYSFDEGLKGYCYMEDDDFSYRVSRKHKLYQTPFAKLEHSVSSISRDNIAEFHRMQILNYFLFFKKNIPKNIKSVLCFSWSTIGIIIVEGVFDKNRKIILKGFLGGILDIIRTLNVYFIK
- a CDS encoding class I SAM-dependent methyltransferase translates to MALNIDKEWGTMKHDYAILEKILLFIKPKYILDFGCGSGRLFPLYQEKRIEEVLGQDISKKALAIAKIRYQLNSTPPPIFTLTNKDIFKLPTNHFDLIISNRVLQHIFPNKIEKVINKLTKLSDKIYINEMSDSDYSNKTFYLFKHNYEKLFNQYGFDLIQKGKIENQTWCLFSRKSKDFYNGVENEDRKPKE
- a CDS encoding methyltransferase domain-containing protein, with the translated sequence MELINKSYIGWDRFNKSIINSHQDLETYRASYDMGSLDFYDRYIPRESWLYNKRILDLGCFVGGKTQLFSESGAKEVVGIDLSKRGIKIAKKYENEKLKYYRTSSTELKKEYKGYFDTIISFTVFEHIQKELLPTVIDDCYELLSKNGICIIVYNFFYDKYGAHVEHCIYHPFPQFLFQKQHYLEYCDKRLEEFHKKGLYGYFPLGYSYCKNTHNEDCYMELNRLISFKFKKLLRESKFKKIEDFQYSRSEFVKLLFNTFPKSRLFESSHFYILYK